The Deltaproteobacteria bacterium genome window below encodes:
- a CDS encoding glycosyltransferase family 2 protein produces the protein MAPKVSIVVLNWNGYRDTAECLQSLKKVVYPALEIMVVDNGSVDGSLNALKRRFPSGIRFIGTGKNLGFAGGCNAGIRQAFENEADYVLLLNNDTIVAPDFVSELVAAAEGEPQAGILCSKVYFHDRPDTVWYGGAYFSSLLGWGRHLGFNKKDSGGSGTRETGRPTGCAMMVSRILCEKVGLFDEDYFCYAEDLDWGMRAKKAGFKVLYVPSSKVWHKVSASSGAVGVAASLYYSTRNTLRCVDLNRPLPLPLRYARYLSILAASFLSLLTMKTPAAPGASMITKGFRDYLKGIKGELR, from the coding sequence ATGGCCCCGAAGGTCTCGATAGTCGTCCTCAACTGGAACGGGTACAGGGATACGGCGGAGTGCTTACAGTCACTGAAGAAAGTAGTCTATCCGGCGCTTGAGATAATGGTCGTTGACAACGGCTCCGTGGACGGCTCCCTCAATGCCCTCAAGAGGCGTTTCCCCTCGGGCATAAGGTTCATCGGGACCGGGAAAAACCTGGGCTTTGCCGGTGGCTGCAACGCGGGCATAAGGCAGGCCTTTGAGAACGAGGCGGATTATGTGCTGCTCCTCAATAACGATACCATTGTTGCGCCCGATTTCGTAAGCGAGCTTGTTGCCGCCGCAGAAGGCGAGCCTCAGGCTGGTATACTCTGCTCGAAGGTGTATTTCCATGACAGGCCGGACACAGTATGGTACGGCGGTGCTTACTTTAGCAGTCTGCTTGGCTGGGGAAGGCACCTCGGTTTCAATAAGAAGGACTCTGGCGGTTCCGGGACAAGGGAGACAGGAAGGCCCACGGGCTGCGCCATGATGGTCAGTAGAATCCTCTGCGAGAAGGTCGGCCTTTTCGACGAGGATTACTTCTGCTACGCCGAGGACCTGGACTGGGGGATGCGCGCGAAAAAGGCCGGGTTCAAGGTGCTCTACGTGCCATCATCAAAGGTCTGGCACAAGGTCTCGGCATCGAGCGGGGCTGTCGGGGTGGCCGCGTCCCTTTATTACTCGACCCGGAACACCTTGAGGTGCGTTGACCTGAACAGGCCTCTACCCTTGCCCTTGCGCTACGCGAGATACCTTTCGATACTGGCCGCCTCGTTTTTAAGCCTTCTTACCATGAAGACCCCGGCGGCCCCTGGCGCGAGTATGATAACAAAAGGCTTCAGGGACTACCTTAAGGGGATAAAAGGCGAGCTACGCTGA
- a CDS encoding NAD-dependent epimerase/dehydratase family protein codes for MKILVTGGAGFIGSNVADAYIEAGHEVVILDNLFTGRRENLNPRAKFYLMDVRSPEVGKVFEHERPDVVNHHAAQMSVPASVEDPLFDADVNVKGFLNVLEAARKNGTKKVIFISSGGAVYGEATEYPTGEDYMPRPASPYAITKLVSEKYLDFYRDQYGLDYTVLRYANIYGPRQVPHGEAGVVAIFMDRLISGLPCTVNAYSDEPRGMTRDYCFVTDVARANLLALEKGSGGIYNIGTGVATHTLELFNGIASALSRVRPLSEALKTPAKGDARPGDIKRSCLTIGKAKEGLGWGPLVGLESGLGLTMEWRLGGKIRLTS; via the coding sequence ATGAAGATACTTGTTACAGGTGGCGCGGGTTTCATAGGCTCGAACGTGGCCGACGCTTACATAGAGGCCGGGCACGAGGTGGTCATACTCGACAACCTCTTTACGGGCAGGCGCGAGAACCTTAACCCCAGGGCGAAGTTCTATCTGATGGACGTGCGCTCGCCCGAGGTCGGGAAGGTATTCGAGCACGAAAGGCCCGATGTCGTTAACCATCACGCGGCGCAGATGTCGGTTCCGGCCTCGGTTGAAGACCCGCTCTTCGACGCGGACGTGAACGTAAAGGGCTTCCTGAACGTCCTCGAGGCCGCAAGGAAGAACGGGACGAAAAAGGTCATATTCATATCCTCAGGCGGGGCCGTCTACGGAGAGGCGACGGAATACCCCACGGGTGAAGATTACATGCCCAGGCCTGCCTCGCCCTATGCCATAACCAAGCTCGTATCCGAGAAGTACCTCGATTTCTACCGGGATCAGTACGGGCTTGACTACACGGTATTGAGATACGCGAACATATACGGCCCCAGGCAGGTCCCGCACGGGGAGGCTGGCGTCGTCGCCATATTCATGGACAGGCTCATATCGGGGCTCCCCTGCACGGTTAACGCCTATTCTGACGAGCCGAGGGGCATGACCAGGGATTACTGCTTCGTCACAGACGTTGCACGGGCAAACCTCCTGGCCCTCGAAAAGGGGAGCGGGGGTATATACAATATCGGGACGGGTGTGGCCACCCATACCCTGGAGCTCTTTAACGGCATCGCTTCAGCCCTGAGCCGGGTCAGGCCCTTGTCGGAGGCCCTAAAAACCCCTGCTAAAGGCGATGCAAGACCAGGGGATATTAAAAGGAGTTGTCTTACAATAGGGAAGGCAAAAGAGGGGCTTGGATGGGGGCCGCTCGTGGGGCTCGAAAGCGGGCTCGGACTTACTATGGAGTGGAGGCTCGGCGGGAAAATAAGGCTTACTTCATGA